Below is a window of Corallococcus silvisoli DNA.
TGCTCGACGAGCCCACGAACAACCTGGACATCGACTCCATCCGGTGGCTGGAGAACTTCCTCCACGTGTACGAGGGCGTGCTGATCACCATCAGCCACGACCGGCACTTCCTGAACTCCATCTGCACGCACATCGCGGACATCGATTACGAGACCATCATCCAGTACACGGGGGGTTACGACGACATGGTCCGGCAGAAGTCGCAGCTGCGGACCCGGGTGGAGTCGGAGACGGCGGAGAAGAAGAAGAAGATCGCCCAGCTGCAGGACTTCGTGGCGCGCTTCCACGCGGGTACGCGCGCGTCGCAGGTGCAGAGCCGCATCAAGCAGATCGACAAGCTGAAGACGGAGGACCTGAAGCGCTCGAACATCGCGCGGCCGTTCATCCGGTTCGACCAGAAGGTGGTCAGCGGCCGTCAGACGCTGATGTTCGAGGGCCTGAAGAAGTCCTTCGACGGGGTCCCGGTCATCAAGCCGTTCACGGGGCTGGTCTGCAAGGGCGAGCGCATCTGCGTCATCGGCCGCAACGGCGTGGGCAAGTCCACGCTGGTGAAGATGCTGGCGGGGCAGCTGGAGCCGGACGCGGGCACCATCACCTGGGGCCACCAGGCGTCGGTGGGCTACCTGCCGCAGGACCACCACGGCGTCATCCACAAGGGGACGACGTGCTTCGGCTACCTGCGGGAGATTAGCGAGAAGCTGACCAACGAGGAGATCTCCGGCGTGCTGGGCCGGATGCTCTTCTCCGGCGAAGAGCGGATGAAGAACACGGACACGCTCTCCGGTGGTGAGACGGTGCGCGTGCTGCTGTCCAAGCTGATGATCATGCAGGACAACGTGCTCATCCTCGACGAGCCGACGAACCACCTGGACCTGGAGTCCATCGCGGCGCTGGCGGAGGGCCTGTCGAAGTTCGAGGGCACGGTCATCGTCGTGACGCACGACCAGGAGCTCATCTCCGAGGTCGCGACCCGCATCTGGAGCCTGGAGGCGGGCAAGGACGTGCTCGACTTCAACGGTCCCTACTCGGAGTTCATGGAGAAGCACTCGGACGCCGCGCTCAAGCGCCGGTAATCCGTTTCACGGACTTCCGTGGCGCCTGCGCCGCCCGCTTCCGGTTCGCCGGAAGCGAGGCGGCGTTTTCGTGCGCGTGGGCTGGAGGTTTCACGAATCACGGCGGCTCGTCACGACGGGGCACGGCGAGCTCTTGCGCGGCCCCGTCGGCGGCCTTCCTCTGCCTCCCTGCGCCCGCCCCCCCTCACCAGGACCCGCATCTCTCCTATACTCCGCGGACGCCGCTCAACGGCGGTCTCGTTCACGAGGGGGGCCTCCACCATGTTCGCGTTCGACCGGAAGCCGCGTCCGTCTTCGGAGCACTCTCCTGCCCCGAAGCGTGAATCACAGCGCCCAGCCGTCGGGCGCGCCGCTTCAGACGCAGACGTGGGAGGCGAGTTGTCGCCGCCGGTCGCGCCCGGTTCCCGGTTTGATTTCGCCAGCATCCCCATCATGCCGCCACGGACTCAGCGCAAGCTGACGATCAGCTCCCCAGAGGATCCGTTCGAGCGCGAGGCGGACGCGGTGGCCGACAAGGTCATGCGGGCGCCGCGACCGGCGCCCATCGGCCC
It encodes the following:
- a CDS encoding ABC-F family ATP-binding cassette domain-containing protein, encoding MFNVINVSKAYGPKKLFEEVNVAFSPGRRYGLTGPNGAGKSTFMKILAGDEEQDMGDIIRPRKLGILRQDHFRYENDRVLDVVLMGNRHLWAAMDEKNKLLAKADITEEDGNRLGELEGVIAEEDGYSAESDAATLLAGLGIEESFHEGPMRQLTGGLKLRVLLAQALFGKPEGLLLDEPTNNLDIDSIRWLENFLHVYEGVLITISHDRHFLNSICTHIADIDYETIIQYTGGYDDMVRQKSQLRTRVESETAEKKKKIAQLQDFVARFHAGTRASQVQSRIKQIDKLKTEDLKRSNIARPFIRFDQKVVSGRQTLMFEGLKKSFDGVPVIKPFTGLVCKGERICVIGRNGVGKSTLVKMLAGQLEPDAGTITWGHQASVGYLPQDHHGVIHKGTTCFGYLREISEKLTNEEISGVLGRMLFSGEERMKNTDTLSGGETVRVLLSKLMIMQDNVLILDEPTNHLDLESIAALAEGLSKFEGTVIVVTHDQELISEVATRIWSLEAGKDVLDFNGPYSEFMEKHSDAALKRR